One window from the genome of Pseudoliparis swirei isolate HS2019 ecotype Mariana Trench chromosome 24, NWPU_hadal_v1, whole genome shotgun sequence encodes:
- the LOC130190099 gene encoding fascin-like — MSANGAAGDLLQIPLGLINSEGKYLTAETFGFKVNASASSLKKKQTWTLEQTGEDGSAVFLRSHLGRYLATDKDGNVTADSETRGGRDCRFVVTAHEDGRWSLQSEPHARYLSGSEDRITCFAQAATPAERWSVHLAVHPQVNLYSLARKRYAHLSTRAEPHEVAIDRDVPWGVDALVTLVYRDQRYHLETSDNRFLRNDGSLSTSTDKDTGYVLEFRSGKVAFRDCNGRYLAPGGPTGTMKSGKSTRAGKDELFGLERSHAQVVLTAGNERNVSTRQGMDLSANQDEEGDQEVFQLEMSREDRKCAFRSASGKYWTLTASGGLQCTASNKSADSFFELEWRDGRVCVRAANNKYVIAKRNGHLAATVDSAGEAEQFLMKLINRPIIVLRGEHGFIGARKAGTATLDSNRASYDVFQLEFHNGAYALKDSQGKYWCVGDDAAVSCSSATPVQFLFEFCDLNKMAIRALGGKYLKGDHAGGLKASVDSLDSATRWEY, encoded by the exons ATGTCCGCAAACGGCGCCGCCGGGGACCTGCTGCAGATCCCTCTGGGGCTCATCAACAGCGAGGGCAAGTATCTGACGGCGGAGACCTTCGGCTTCAAAGTCAACGCGTCGGCCAGCAGCCTGAAGAAGAAGCAGACCTGGACCCTGGAGCAGACCGGGGAGGACGGCAGCGCCGTGTTCCTGCGCTCCCACCTGGGCCGCTACCTCGCCACGGACAAAGACGGCAACGTCACCGCGGACAGCGAGACGCGCGGCGGCCGCGACTGCCGCTTCGTGGTCACCGCGCACGAGGACGGGCGCTGGTCGCTGCAGTCGGAGCCGCACGCGCGGTACCTCAGCGGCAGCGAGGACCGCATCACCTGCTTCGCGCAGGCGGCCACGCCGGCGGAGCGGTGGAGCGTGCACCTGGCCGTGCACCCGCAGGTCAACCTGTACAGCCTGGCGCGCAAGCGCTACGCGCACCTGAGCACGCGCGCGGAGCCGCACGAGGTGGCGATAGACCGCGACGTCCCCTGGGGGGTGGACGCTCTCGTGACGCTGGTCTACCGGGACCAGCGCTACCACCTCGAGACCTCTGACAACCGCTTCCTCCGCAACGACGGCAGCCTGTCCACGAGCACGGACAAGGACACCGGCTACGTGCTGGAGTTCCGCTCCGGGAAAGTGGCTTTCCGCGACTGCAACGGCCGCTACCTGGCGCCCGGGGGCCCGACCGGCACCATGAAGTCTGGGAAAAGCACCCGGGCCGGGAAGGACGAACTGTTCGGCCTGGAGCGGAGCCACGCGCAGGTCGTGCTGACTGCAGGCAACGAGAGGAACGTGTCCACGAGGCAAG GCATGGACCTGTCGGCCAATCAGGACGAGGAAGGGGACCAGGAAGTCTTCCAGTTGGAGATGAGCCGCGAGGACAGGAAGTGTGCCTTCAGAAGCGCTTCTGGGAAATACTGGACTCTGACAGCGAGTGGGGGACTGCAGTGCACCGCCTCCAACAA GTCGGCTGACAGCTTCTTTGAACTGGAGTGGCGTgacgggcgtgtgtgtgtgcgcgcagccAACAACAAATATGTGATCGCCAAGAGGAACGGGCATCTGGCGGCTACTGTTGACAGCGCAG gggAGGCCGAACAGTTCCTGATGAAGCTGATCAACCGTCCGATCATCGTCCTCCGCGGGGAGCACGGCTTCATCGGGGCTCGTAAAGCAGGGACGGCGACCCTGGACTCCAACCGCGCGTCCTACGATGTTTTCCAGCTGGAGTTCCACAACGGAGCTTACGCCCTGAAAG ACTCCCAGGGGAAGTACTGGTGTGTCGGAGACGACGCGGCGGTGAGCTGCAGCAGCGCCACGCCCGTCCAGTTCCTGTTTGAGTTCTGTGACCTCAACAAGATGGCCATCCGGGCTCTGGGGGGGAAGTACCTCAAAGGGGACCATGCTGGAGGGCTGAAGGCCAGCGTCGACTCGCTGGACAGCGCCACCCGCTGGGaatactga